GTGCCTGGGCAGGCCGGGGAGCAAGCTTGTCGTTCAAGCAGGACCCATTTGCTGGATCTCAGACATGGGAAACCATTCGTGGGTCAGTACAGCACGGCTGTCTAATCCTGTTCCGTTCCGTTCGTCGGGTAGGATTAGTGGCGCTAACCATTCCATCGAGATAATGGTCCTGCGTGACCGGCTTCCACTAGAAGATGGTTTCCTAAGAACGGTGTGGCCTAGCTAACATATCTATCGGACCAACTAATATATGGTGCAGCGACCACGGCACATTCCGGCCATTATTTAGAGCATCTTCAAAAGCCGTTCAACGCGCGGCGCGCTAAAAATGAGTTTGCAGCGCGTCGATCACCTGCTTTGGCGCGGCGGGGAGCGCTAGCTCCAGCAGCTGCGGTAAATTTAGCGCGCGCGTAGCTCCAGCAAGCGCGCTAAAATGCAGCGCGCGCTCTCGCACGAACACTCTAGACTACGTTGTATAGATATTTTTTAGATATATAAAAACGAAACATAGTTCATCTCGTAGCATAGAAAACGATACATAGATATTTTACATAGTtcatagcatagatagataaaactaCGGTGCAACTACGTAAATAAAAACTACGGTGCAACTACATAAAAACTACGGTGCAACTACAACCTACTCCGagtcgtcctcatcatcatcattctcGCTGGTGTTGTCCGAGGTATCGAGCCAAATGTCTTCCCAACGATTATCGTCTGAGTCAAACAACGACTCCCCACCTGCTTCAACGATATCACACTGTGATATGACCAGTGCCTTCCGCCGACGCCTGGCCGCCCCCTCCGCGCGGCGCCTTGCCGTCCTCTCCGCCCAGAAGGCGCGCTCGTTGGCGACGTCCTCCGGGTGGCGCCGGCGCCACTCCGCCATGGCTTGCTCGTCCTCCTCGGcgatgaggaggcggcgctgctgCCGACGGTGCTCCTCACAGTCCTGGTCTGTGATAAGACGAGGCGGAGGGGCGACGACCTGCGCCTGCTCGCGCGTGTAGACGTCATGGAAGTTCATCTGCGCGCGAGGCCTCTctaggcgccacgccgccgcgtcgtacgcgcgggcggcctcgtgaGCGGTCTCGAAcgtgccgaggccgaggcggacgtcgccgGACCGGATCTCCGCGTAGTAGGTGTCGGAGGGGCGCtcgcggacgccgcggtagcccgacgatccccggcggcgcggcggcatgATGGCGCGGTGGTGGCGGGGCGAGAAAGCAGCGAGCAAGCGGCAGAGGCAACGGGGAGAGCGCGCGTGGCAGTGTGGAGGCCGCGTGGCGAGCGCCGCAATTTATGAGAACTTTTACGGTACCCTGGTACTCTCCTAAGAAGGGATGGAGTACCACTAAAATCCGACCGTCCACTTAGAAGGGTAGTCTAGTCATTTTTCTCATAGTCTTAACTGATTTCTTTGTGACCAGATCTCGTAAAAACTGTTTGGCAACGAGACTGTTTATCGGCCTATCTGTTACGCATGCCGCTGCCAATATAATCCCTCGTGCAGGGCTTCGGCGCCATTGCCGTCTGCTCTCTTTCGCAAAGCACGACCAATGAATAGATAACAACGCAGATTGATCTCTCAAATCGAAGAAGGATGGAAAATTCTATCAATCAGTGGACGGATCTGATTTTCATTGCACGGGATGTATATCAATCTAACAGACCTTGGCTACAAATTCTGGAAAATCATACAAGATCTCTCATTTAAACAGGCAATTAAAACAAAAAATATCATTGTTATGGTAAGAGGGATCGATTGCAAGCAACTCGTTCGTCACCACCGCCAGATACCAAGCCTGCCTCTATAAAAGCAGCCAGTTCCCCGTCCTTTCATGTCGAACCTTATCGGCCAGATCAACCGCACATATGAACGTCCATCATTTATTAGACAACGCCCGCATGATGGAGCTCCGGCCGACCTGGTGATCTTGCCTCGCCCTGGTCCTCTTGCTTCAGCGTGGCCCTGGTTGGTGACCATACCCGGTCGACGCCTCTAACAAGTTCTTGGCTTGGCAACCATATCTTGATGGCCGACTCTGCCACGGGGCCGTCTCTGCCGGCGTCTATCCCAGTGAAGAATTAGGGTTCCAAATATAATTATTCACGTTCAAGTTGAAACGTTATTATGTAGCAGCCATACTTAGACGATAATAATAAATTAAACAAATTGCTTCTAAATTACATTTTTACCCCTAAGCTCGAGGTACTCCCTTGCTTTTTTAGTTGGTACTCCCTCGTACACTTGTTGGAGTACCAATTAAGATCATCCATTGGATTAACAAAAATGGAGGGCTCATAATCATTTAGGGGTACTGTAAAAGAGCTCACAATTTATAGGCGCGCCGGAAGCGGTGTGCCAAATCTAGCGCGCGGCCGCCCGCTTTCTCCCCCGCGCGTGCCATCGTTTTCCGCGCACGCTAGTTTTCCGCCTCCACTGGAGCGCGCGAAAACGTCCTGCGCGCGCTAAAGTCCCAGTTTACCCCGTGCGCGCGTCTTTTGACAccgctgttggagatgctcttaggtgGTGAAGCAAATTGGTTATCCTACCCCGAGAGCAGTAGAGTATGTGTGGCAACGAACTAAACACGTAGTATTACGCCTTGATGTATACGCGGAACAAATTAGCCGTCTATCTAGTCTAGTCTAGAAAAACATCAGCAATGGACTAAATATGGCTTCGTTTTCCAAGCAGCACGTAAGGCTTGTTACGGTCTGCGTCGGGCAACAGTGGATCCGATCCCAGCTTCGACGCCCTTTCCACCATGTTGTTGTCACCTCGGTGCTCCCAGGCTGACAGTAGATCCGTCCGTCCCCGACAGTAGGTCCTCGGCCCAGCCCTACCTCACGAGGCTGCGAGCAAATCACACCCGATGAGCCCTACGCACGCAGCCGGGGCCCCGGGCCGGATCGTGCTCATCAGTACTGTTCCGTCGAGGCTACCATTTGTTGCTGTCGTGGGGAGAACCATGGCCCCGCCCCGGTGGGTTAGGGTCAGAACTCAGAACCGCAGAGCTGCTGCTGGTGCCCTGGACCCAGGTGAGTCTGGGTTAGCTCGATCAGACGATCAGATCGACGTGCTTGCCCGGACCTCCAGAGTCTCCAGACACCGAGTGGGCGCGACCACGACGGCAACAGCGCGCGCGTCGTCGCTGTCCACGCCCGAGGAAGACGGAATACACACACACGGTGGCGACATTGACAAGGATGGCTTGGCCTTGGTTAGGTACTTCGGTTCAGCTACATACATACCAGGAACGAACAACCCTGGACACCCGGGCCGGTCAGGTCAAGCCCAGCCAGATCGTCTTCGCTTGCACCTCACTCCACCATCCTCTCCGCCTGCTCCGGGGGAGAAGAAGAGTCCGACCCAACCTTTGTGTCCCTCCGTCCACCCATCTACCTCCGCGTGTGTTGCATTGTGCCTCTCATGGCCAAATCAACCCATTATTATGACCTGATAGACAACCCATCCCAATGTTGACACGACATCCCGCGGGCCGCGACCGATAAAATCTCGGCCGGTCCTTTCCTGATGCTTGGCACACAGGCGAGACTCCTCATCGCCACAATTCTGCCTCACCTCATTGTCATCACACTGTTCTTAGCACTGATTTAATGATCAATCTTGACCAAGCAGGTACTGGTAACAGTAACCTCGTCCTCGGGGTTCATAAGTATCATTTGGACTAGCCACAATggatagtaacatagactagtaacatgcccatgttactagtctatgttactacctctatagtggggagtaacatatgtgtgatAACATGgagcacttcatttattaggttgtagacacatcttgccttgatatgtgtgatgttactcatattAGTAGTAACTAGCTATCATCTATTTAACCTAGATATGTGtaatgttactacctatgttactttCACTGTGGGTAGTCTTCGTGAACTTCCGATTTTGATTAATCCAGGTGAGTTGTTCGAAGAAACGAAAGAAGGTTTTGCGTCGACCGACAGATATGTCGCAAGCTCGCAGGAATTGCGAACGCATTGCTTCGTATACGTGCAAAACCTGATGCCTAAGTCGCAGCAAACAGGTCAAATACGCACTGCTGCTATACTCCTATTCATTAACTATACTAACAGGTATTGCTAAGTAGCAATCAATCAATCACGCGTCAGGGGCAGGATAAAGTACCTGGAGAAAACTTAGAATTCCAGCTTCATCTCTCTCAAGTTGAATTCCACGGGTGCGGTCGCATTCACACATACAGTCTGAAACAGATATCTTTCTGAAGAACCGACCGTTCATCTGTAAATATGTAGACACAAACAGTGAAAGCCATAGCCTCGAAGTGGGTAAAAAGCTGTAAGTAGCTTCTTGGTGCAACGCAATCTAACAGTTAAAGTCAATTCATATGATCAATCTCCCCACACGTTCCGTGAAAACAGATAGCCACCAGGCATCAGCTCCAGCAACAAAATGTTGGCTTGTCGCGGTTGTACAGACTATCAAGTGGTTGATCTGTATGCTACATGAAAAGTTGAAAACAGAGACAGGATGAAGGAGGCAAAAGAATTTGCGGTTGAGCTTTCATGGCTGCCAATTATCATGTATGATGTCAATTACACTGCATAGCAGATTTATTTTCAACAAATGTGTGATGTCATAGTACAAAAGAATACTCAGTATAAAACTACTACGTGGTTTGCACCTGCTGCGTCCATGCTCATGCCACAAGTGGTACAGGCCCCTCTCCCATGCGCCATGAGGACTTTTAAACATCATCATGCACAGGCTTCTCGCACATGCTTCCCTTGATGGTTATTTAAGTATTTACCTACTTGACAAAAAGGGGGGGCAGCAACAATCATTAGCTGATCACACTGCAACAGCCGCTTTATCGAAAGAAGCAACATTGCATGAGGGAATGCATCACAAGATTGGTAAATTAGAAAAACAACGGAGACAGTGGTTTACCAATGCCGGCCAAAACATCATTTTTCTTTCAGCAATGCTCATACCAAAAACAGACAACCACAGAATAATAGCAGTTCAGTGGGTGGGTTATCTTATAGGAATGTGCAACCGCTTCGGAATATTTTGTTAGTTCCAACTATGTAGATTCTTCCATCGATCACTTAAACATTGACCCTCAGCAGTGACAACAATGTTAGGTTCGAGCATACGTACATAAATGGAAATGAACTGCTATCTGTTTGTTCGGCTCAAATGCCTACCGACAAGCAGCACGATGAGGTGCCTTTTTCAGGGACATAAAAGTAAAACAGAAACATTCTAACAAGTTGGGCATCATCATAGACTCCAAGTGTAGGAGTGCCAATTGTGAATGCTATTTTACGTCGGCAAATTGAAAGGACAATCACGCGAGGAAAGGCGGAGAAATATAGGAAAAATAATAAACAGAGATTAACATAACAATGCAAACATTTTTGCTTTTCTGTGATTCCTATACCAGAAAAAAAACAAAGAATAATAATAGCAGTTCAGCGGGTGTGTTGGCTTATAGGCATGTCCAAACTGTTCAAGAACATTTTGTTACTTCAAGCTGTGTAGTCCCTTCTTGTCAAAACAGGGGGAATATGGCATGTATGCTCAATGAACTCAACAGCAACCACTCAAACCTCAACTTCCAACAGTGACACAAATAGAAATGAATTTCGATACATATGTTCGGCTGAAATGTTCGCCAACAAATGGCACAGAATGGTGTCATTTTCAGGATATAAAACAGGAAAAAAAAAGTTCTAACAGGGGGAATTACCAATTCCGGATGCAAGAGAATCAATCTGTGACAAAGTAGTTTTTACATACGAATCGTCGTCAATAGAGAAATTATTTTGACATTGCACCAGTAGCAACAACACTAGGCAATGGTGCAAGATGCCTTACTATAATTATGGAAGAAGCTACTGTAATTAGCAGTTTTTAGCAGATATTTCTTTCAGCATATTACCAGATTTTCTATGCAAAAATGGGAGATTCAAAGCAAGAGATATATTGAGAGATTAAAAAAAACACTGTCCGATCACCAAGCCCTTGGCATCAAATAAGCAAATGGTTCGGCACAATTGCTTGCATCCCTAGCGCCAGCCGATATGATAATATGATCTGACAAAATCTAAGAGCAATAACCGCTGAAGAAAATATGATCGACAATACTGAAGTTCCACAATGACCAAGCACATTCAAACCAACGCATGCCAAAGCACATTTTGTATGAATATCCGGCCATGCCAACTCTTTGACCTGTACAGTTGTATCCAAACTGCTCAAGAATATTTTGTTGCTTCAAGCCGTGTAGACCCTTGTAGTGAAAACAGGGGGAATATGGCATGTGTGCTCAAAGAACTCAAATAGCAACCACTCAAACCTCAACTTCCAGCAGTGACACGAATGGAAATTCATTTCGATACACATGTTTGACTGAAATGCTCACCAACAAATGGCACAGGATGGCGTCATTTTCAGGAAATAAAACGCACACAAACATTCTAACAGGGGAAATTTGCTAAATCCAGATGCAATAGAATCAATTGTGACAAAGTTGTCTTTACATACGAATCATCATCAGCACACAAATTGCATTGCCATTGCACTGCCACCACAATACTATCCGGAGGTGCAACATGCCTTACTATAATTATAGAAGAAGCTAACTAGCAGCTTGTAGCAGCTATTCCATGTCGGCACATTACCGAGTTTTCTCCGGAAAAAGGGGACATTCCAAACAAGCGCTGAATTGAGAGATGaaaacaaatactccctccgtatcaaaatataagacgttttttggTTAGGCAAAGTTGCTTGCATCCCTAGCGCAAGCCCGTCTGATTGTAATAATAATATGGTCTGACAAAATCTAAGAGCAATAACTGCTGAAGAAAATACGATCGGCACCACTGAGTCCCACAATGACCAAGCACCTTCACACACTAACCCTGCACACGCCAAACACATTTTAGATAAAGAGCTGTCTGTGCCAACCCTCTGACCTTCATACAAGCAGCTTGAACCGTCGGACAGCCCAACAAATTCAGAGAATCGGGTAGCCAAACCTGCTACTCCTTGCAACTGAGAGTAGCCCTTCATCAAGCAGGTGGACGATGGACCTACAGTGGATACACTAGTCACGCGATGAAATCTCCGCTGGAGACCATCACGGAACAATTTTGCCAAACAAAATTGCAGTTTGCAGATGCGACGGAATCAGCAAGGTAACAAACGCAACAAGTCAAAAACATGCATATACCAGAATCCCAAGGATACGAAGTACTATACCTAACTGGCATTTGATCAAACAGATCAACTGCTCGGCGCCAACCACGGCGGCCGGCGCCACTGGAAACTCCGAGCTCCTCGCCGGAGCGATGCAACCTACTCTTCCAATGGCGCGCAATCGAACCCAATCGCCTCGCCGAGCATAGCACATCCATCACCCCC
The Aegilops tauschii subsp. strangulata cultivar AL8/78 chromosome 3, Aet v6.0, whole genome shotgun sequence genome window above contains:
- the LOC109777022 gene encoding uncharacterized protein; translated protein: MPPRRRGSSGYRGVRERPSDTYYAEIRSGDVRLGLGTFETAHEAARAYDAAAWRLERPRAQMNFHDVYTREQAQVVAPPPRLITDQDCEEHRRQQRRLLIAEEDEQAMAEWRRRHPEDVANERAFWAERTARRRAEGAARRRRKALVISQCDIVEAGGESLFDSDDNRWEDIWLDTSDNTSENDDDEDDSE